Proteins encoded in a region of the Excalfactoria chinensis isolate bCotChi1 chromosome 16, bCotChi1.hap2, whole genome shotgun sequence genome:
- the LOC140259737 gene encoding dynein light chain 1, cytoplasmic-like, producing the protein MSDRKAVIKNADMSEEMQQDAVECATQALEKYNIEKDIAAHIKKEFDKKYNPTWHCIVGRNFGSYVTHETKHFIYFYLGQVAILLFKSG; encoded by the exons ATGAGTGACCGAAAGGCGGTGATCAAGAACGCGGACATGTCGGAGGAGATGCAGCAGGACGCTGTGGAGTGCGCTACGCAGGCACTGGAGAAGTACAACATCGAGAAGGACATCGCAGCGCACATCAAGAAG GAGTTTGACAAGAAATACAATCCTACTTGGCACTGCATCGTGGGAAGGAACTTTGGCAGCTACGTGACTCATGAGACCAAACACTTCATCTACTTCTACCTCGGCCAAGTCGCTATCCTTCTCTTCAAGTCTGGTTAG
- the LOC140259738 gene encoding dynein light chain 2, cytoplasmic-like, which produces MDEQKAEIKDTDMLEEMQQEAVQCAVLAIEKYSVEREIAALIKREFEKKYSPTWHCVVGRKFGSYVSHETKHFIFFLVRGLNVLLFKAG; this is translated from the exons ATGGACGAGCAGAAGGCGGAGATAAAGGACACGGACATGCTGGAGGAGATGCAGCAGGAGGCCGTGCAGTGTGCCGTATTGGCCATAGAGAAGTACAGCGTTGAAAGAGAAATTGCTGCCCTTATCAAGAGG GAGTTTGAGAAGAAGTACAGCCCCACGTGGCACTGCGTCGTAGGAAGGAAGTTTGGCAGCTATGTGTCCCACGAGACCaagcacttcattttcttcctggtGCGCGGCCTCAACGTGCTCCTGTTCAAGGCTGGCTAG
- the LOC140259641 gene encoding dynein light chain LC6, flagellar outer arm-like, which translates to MAEQKAVIKDTDMPADMQQQAVQCAARSLEEHSPECSVAAHIKREFDRRYSPTWHCVVGRSFASCVTHETNNFIFAYLGHVALLLFKTA; encoded by the exons ATGGCGGAGCAGAAGGCCGTGATCAAGGACACCGACATGCCGGCCGACATGCAGCAGCAGGCCGTGCAGTGCGCCGCGCGCTCTCTGGAGGAACACAGCCCTGAGTGCAGCGTTGCCGCTCATATAAAGAGG GAGTTCGACAGGCGGTACAGCCCCACGTGGCACTGCGTGGTGGGGAGGAGCTTCGCCAGCTGCGTGACGCACGAGACCAACAACTTCATCTTCGCCTACCTGGGCCACGTCGCTCTTCTGCTCTTCAAGACGGCGTAG